The sequence gcttttaaataaataatttttagcgaCATAAAACAACCcgaacgatttattattattttttattttttttaagttaatattgttCGTTGAACTGATCGTTAACaacgtatacaattttttagatCATATATCTTGCCTTCGATTTTCGTTTAATcgtgaatttttaatataatatctaaattaaaatgaaaacgaTTGGTTTTTGAATTGTATAACTTTGTGTACTAAGAATTATAGGACTatgataatagatatataagatatatatatataagtatataattaattaatactaatcgatgttataatttataaaaataagccaagtataataaatactagatccgATAATACAATCgtttcacatttttttaaaccagttttaatgattattatcatataaataaggtatatgaaaatgttcaaaacttccaaaaatcagaatataaatttaattaattactaaatacaaaaaaaaaaaaattagtataagcGTATTTGGTGAATCATCCTGTACACAACAAAGTCGAGTGTGTCAGAaccatagacataatataaatatacatattatgtccaCGATCAGAACCTCTAACGTTACACGCgtaatttacaaaatgtgtaCACAGCCCACAAATCATTActcttttgatttaaaaatgtcaaatacttACATTCTCAGTATCCATTATGTTGCAGCACTGGCCTACGGACGTGATACGCTGGTGCGGGTTGATCATCACGGTGTCAGCCGGCGACGGCACCGCCCATGATTCGCAATAGCCTCTACACGCGTTGGTCGTGATAGGAAATTCCACGCAATTGGGTATGCTGATCTTCCTCGTGTGACCTATCAACAATGGCAATAATGAAGCGACGCAAAGAcgtattactaatatatttgtaatatactaatataaatgacGACGACCGTTGGTCGAGATCGTGCAACGTGATACGAGGATATTGTTATGATAACTTCGGCATAACATCGACTGTCCAGAActaagtattgaaaaaaaaatagaattttgtgTTTctgtaatagaatatattacctatctattttcatttaatattaatgaaaccgTTCTATCTGTCGTCCGACTAGACACCGTAACGGTGTCACCTTATCACCACAGACGGGtttatttccttaaaatgtgtattttttaaacaacgaacggtgcaatataataaaataaggtgTTTAATCGTTTACCTCTGACCTCTGTATAGTTATACTGTGTACCTATTAACTTTTTAACCAAACAATGCGCACGTGCGATAAAATTATCCCTTACGTTGTGTCTACgtataatagatacataaaatCGAAACTTGATTTTCCGTGCTTATCTCAATGTGGGGGGTTGTAAAAATTCGAACGGTTAACTGTAAGTTATCAATGAAGGATTTAATTTAACAACGGTTTGGCCGGTGTATATACGCCAGCGGGGAACCCCGATTAAAGGTTGTTCTGGCCACCtaacaacaatttaatactGGTGAATTTTAATGAAGTGTATAATGTTAGGGCGTTGATTAATCAGACACCACCAGCAGAGTCTACCCGATTTTCtgactatattattacgtattaaacCCACTACACGACACTTCGGACGATATGGTTGTGATGGCTGTGGTAGCGGCGGTGGTATATAGTGACTAGTGGCGCGTCCATATAGACTTACGATGTATTTCAAAAGCGCACATAttacgtgtgtatatattatatatgtttatatttgtataaatatggtAATGTTATTGTACGTGATAGACGTCGTCATTTATCAAACGACACGGCgatagtaatattatcatattacatttatgGTCCGTATACTATTTACATGATATTTGATAGTATTACATACTATTATCTTTATATGATCTAAACGAATGCggttacgaaaaaaaaaaattttaaaaaaaaaccatcataatTTATAGCTACCATTTGACAGATGAAACGAAATTTGACACACACGTTCTAATAATTCTCGGTGTGTCTATACATTGATAAtacattatgaaaaatatgattattaatatgattttatccatccgttaaattttaatataaattataataaattgttttatatgatGTAATCGTAACACAATATATtcacagtttttataatatacgagtatactcgaacaattctatattatttattatattaataaattaatttaatagaaaaaggCACATGTATCATTGACGTCATAAATTGTCAAGTAAATTTACATCACTAGAGAAACACAGCGTGGAGTGTCATCGACACTCGCCGTAGTTACGTGGATGGCTTGCGAATTATACTTGTCCCAGATGCTGGGCGATGATTTTAAGAAGAAAAACGTGTTACCCTGATTCACTTATACTCCATGTGGTGAGCTATCTCATTCTGAtggaattgataaaataaatggaaatgACAAATTCGaaaactaatattgttataataaagaaaaaaataaatataatggtataacTCTGTACAtagctttataaaaatataaatataatttatagatacaaaAGAGGAAAAAGAAATAAGAACCAATGTTATACAAACGACTAGTATTTATGGCGTCAATCGGCAAGTGGGTCACAGGATTAATTGTTACAATTAGAATAAACAAAATGAACGGAAGGAGAAGGACCGTTAAGGACTGAGAGAAAAATGTTCACAGTTTCACCGCATTCGTTCAATCCCACGCTTAAAGAGCATAAATCAGGACATTTAAGTACATCAAGCGTATGTTATTCATGTAAGTAAttgaagttttatttattattcctttAGATATCTATTTtcagtcaataaaaaaaacaactatcaACTCTCTCGATTATTAAACTGCAAtgacctatatttttaatttattagtttccaCGAAGCATGACattgttctaaaaatattattacaaaaaaaaatatatcgaaaatcGAATCTTTAATTACTTTTACTATTTAAAGCTAAGATGGTGGTCAACCTGTATCCTAAATTGGTAAAGTTCCcaaatatttttcgaaaatttgTATTCATGATATCAGTGGtctttatactatacagtataatattattattattaatttttttatcattgtgcCGTGTACTCACCTACTTTGTGGCAACCTGGTTTCTGCCAAGTATTTGAACCAGTCGCCAACGGAGACGGCAGGATCGCCAAGAAGAATATAAAGATCATCGCAGCGTTTTTCCACCACCGAAACTTGTCCATATCACTAAAGTTAGCCTTCAGACTCGATCTGAAaaccaatatttgttttatatattattataattgttattataatatattatattgaaatcagttttttttatcagaaataaaattagtgtaaactgtaaataataatgacaaaaacCACGATAAAACGATTGTAGATAAATTATCTAACCAAATTGTATcactaatttaatactatatatactatattttctgCGAACATGATGGTAACCGTAAGATCTCTCTTCTCGTAAGAAGTGGCTCGACAAAACGCGCAGAAAATATTttgcgttattattttttttaattttttgatcattcattattaaataaaatctctCCAAATTAAAACgtgacttttttattatttcactgaAAATATGTGTAGAACGCTCGGCGTTTGGGCCATCGGAAAAcagataaatttatattcattcatCTCAGACCGCACGTCGACGGCAATAATACgaacataatacgtataatcaTTATTCTGCGcactcattaataattattaattgcctTCTATACtcgaaatttcaattttatttcgaCGTACCGTACATGggcaataaattattcaaaaataaaaaattaattgcgtggtgaaaattaaaatgttagttCTCAAAATTACATTTCTTTTTACGATAAAATCGCACTTTAATACTTTTAccgttaaaagttttaattgtgTACTCAAACTCCAATTCTCTTAATGGATCCTATGAAAACTAATATAAACGATAATACACCACAAAATACTAAACCAGTaaactacttatatataaacTGTTAAAAGGAACCACGCGTGCACGtacatgtgtatgtgtgtatgtatatggtcaaaaaacttaaatttaattttctttttttagaatttacaaTAGCTAATAGACAACTAATGATTAacctgatattatataaaaattaaaataaaattattacttttaaactcaaagtaattaagttattttcgagattttgatgaatttcgtaaaaattttaactacTCCACAATTCATTTtacgaatatttataatattcatattttactatCGAATCCAAATATAATTTGTCGCAGTCACTACGaggagaaaaaattaaataattttttgtaacaacatttcatataatatgtgacaCATGCAGTAATATAAGTGCAccgttctataatattatatagtattttgtaaatatgttggaacaattatcaataaaatttgaaaaccgTTTTCAAGATTTCAAATCACATACtcgtaatatgattttatttcagATGCTTGAAAATCCATTTCTGTCTGATGAAAATTATGTTCAAGAAACTATTCAACTTGAACTTACCGATttaagaacaaataataatttgagagatttgtacaaaaaaatcacaaataaaaacacaaattttatgcatttttataagACCCTTCCTGAtgattttccaaaaataaaagaattatcaatgcgtatatttacattatttggtTCTACTTATATTTGCAAACAAGCGTGTTCACGCGTGAATTACGCAAAATGTTCAGAAATATCTCGTTTGACTGATGAACACTTACACTTCTTATTTACACATTTCACTCCGAATATTGAAagattggttaaaaaaaaacaagcccAAATTCCACACTAATTTACTTCTATTAATATTCTGaaatccaatatatttttttttttatattaaattaaaaatgtaagatattttgtaatttttaaaagcctaataaaataacattttcataaatcataattgttattttttttacccctttaaaaatttccaatttttataaaatggccGGTTGGAATATTTCTGCGGGGTTGGGAACGCcttatgtatactatttaatatttatattataaaatcaaactcTGTGCAAAGCGCGTTCGACGGAATACTATCACTTTATCCATTTTATCGTTTCTCGTGATCGGCaacattcatattaatatatcataattaaattaaattttaagcggtatcaaataatataaacctttttaaaaatatgtccaTTAATAGtaaac is a genomic window of Rhopalosiphum padi isolate XX-2018 chromosome 4, ASM2088224v1, whole genome shotgun sequence containing:
- the LOC132929249 gene encoding thyrostimulin alpha-2 subunit → MVRTPRSPRGCSVPCSARGERTLVSVSLVQSSSSSSTSTCHSFINRNCRSASGRRTRERSSLKANFSDMDKFRWWKNAAMIFIFFLAILPSPLATGSNTWQKPGCHKVGHTRKISIPNCVEFPITTNACRGYCESWAVPSPADTVMINPHQRITSVGQCCNIMDTENVEVNVRCLEGVRKLVFKSALSCSCYHCKKE